The following proteins are encoded in a genomic region of Bacteroidia bacterium:
- the fumC gene encoding class II fumarate hydratase produces MEFRIESDTMGQVQVPADKYWGAQTQRSIENFQIGSSTTRMPIEIIRAFAILKKAAARTNVKLGVLSAEKSNCIEQVCDEILAGKLDDQFPLVVWQTGSGTQSNMNVNEVVTNRAHVLSGGKLTDEKKILNPNDDVNKSQSSNDTYPTAMHIAAYQALVNVTMPGIRHLRDILAEKSTTFKTIVKIGRTHFMDATPLTLGQEFSGYVSQLDHGIRAIQNSLAHLSELALGGTAVGTGINTPAGYAETVATEIANLTGLPFITAENKFEALAAHDALVEAHGALKTVAVSLMKIANDIRMLSSGPRCGIGEILIPDNEPGSSIMPGKVNPTQPEALTMVCAQVMGNDVAINIGGMNGHFELNVFKPLIAYNFLMSARLIGDACISFANKCAAGIEPNHDFIAKNLENSLMLVTALNPHIGYYKAAEIAKKAHKEGKTLREAALSLGYLTNEEFDKWVKPEDMVGKLS; encoded by the coding sequence ATGGAATTTCGTATTGAAAGTGATACTATGGGGCAGGTTCAAGTGCCTGCTGACAAATATTGGGGTGCTCAAACTCAGCGTTCTATTGAAAATTTTCAGATTGGCAGTAGCACTACCAGAATGCCTATCGAGATTATCCGGGCATTTGCAATTTTAAAGAAAGCTGCTGCACGTACTAACGTTAAGTTAGGTGTTCTTTCTGCTGAAAAATCTAACTGTATCGAGCAGGTTTGTGATGAAATATTGGCAGGTAAGTTAGATGACCAGTTTCCGTTGGTTGTTTGGCAGACTGGTTCGGGAACTCAGTCTAATATGAACGTCAATGAAGTGGTTACGAACCGCGCTCATGTACTATCCGGCGGGAAATTAACCGATGAAAAAAAAATCCTGAACCCAAATGACGATGTAAATAAGTCCCAGAGTTCCAATGATACCTACCCTACAGCTATGCATATAGCTGCTTATCAAGCTCTTGTTAATGTTACCATGCCGGGGATTCGGCATTTGCGGGATATTTTGGCGGAGAAATCAACCACATTTAAAACCATTGTAAAAATAGGTCGTACCCATTTTATGGATGCTACTCCGTTGACACTTGGGCAGGAATTTTCGGGTTATGTGTCTCAATTAGACCATGGTATTCGGGCTATCCAAAATAGTTTAGCGCATTTATCGGAATTAGCGTTAGGGGGTACAGCTGTTGGAACGGGAATAAACACTCCGGCAGGCTATGCTGAGACCGTTGCTACAGAAATTGCTAATCTTACCGGTCTGCCATTTATTACAGCAGAAAACAAATTTGAGGCATTAGCAGCCCATGATGCTTTGGTAGAGGCTCACGGAGCGCTCAAAACAGTGGCCGTTAGTTTAATGAAAATTGCTAACGATATTCGGATGCTTTCTTCCGGGCCTCGCTGCGGTATTGGGGAGATTTTGATTCCGGATAATGAGCCGGGTTCTTCTATTATGCCCGGAAAAGTAAATCCCACACAGCCAGAAGCTCTTACAATGGTTTGCGCACAAGTAATGGGCAATGACGTAGCTATAAACATCGGAGGTATGAACGGGCACTTTGAACTGAATGTATTTAAGCCACTAATAGCCTATAACTTCTTAATGTCTGCTCGGTTAATAGGAGATGCTTGTATTTCTTTTGCCAATAAATGTGCTGCCGGGATAGAACCTAACCACGATTTTATTGCTAAAAACTTAGAAAACTCTCTAATGTTAGTTACTGCTTTAAACCCGCATATTGGGTACTATAAAGCTGCCGAAATTGCCAAAAAAGCTCATAAAGAAGGTAAAACATTACGCGAAGCGGCACTCAGCTTGGGGTATCTAACCAATGAAGAGTTTGACAAATGGGTGAAACCCGAAGATATGGTCGGAAAATTATCCTAA
- a CDS encoding TonB-dependent receptor: MKLFFILFILFSFYFGAAAQKISGFVYERNESGSSTPIIGARVFWPHSLQGVYTDSVGRFLLENLKKEPELVISALGYYADTIQLGTKTSLQVFLRPQITDSVVITEHRGGSFLSIDPINKEVITKKEIVKAACCNLSEAFENNASADVSYTDAVSGAKQIQMLGLAGTYTQILTENIPSIRGLGRIFGLNYIPGSWIQSINVTKGIGSVINGYESIAGQINTGLLDPKTADKLELNLYMNHYGRSEANVALRHKVTSRSNGLLMLHGSTFPTRIDRNGDGFLDSPLSTQLSGLWRFNYESGTGYESKWGVQGIYEDKLGGQIRYSPEQDRGTTQQYGFGSWTNRYEAFGKNGFVFENSPYHASIGSIVHYSRHRQSAYFGLNQYLAAEDNLNINLIGQLNSPSEQHSLSGGVSLLYDDVTEDWRAPVPVLFKRKEFVPGIFAEYVWKPVEQFTGIVGVRYDQHSLFGSLFTPRVNVRWRPFTKTNIRMSFGRGYRAVYPFAENFGFLVSNRNFIFPNKQLLPDIAWNTGITASHEFFIFKRPASVTADVYHTWFSQQVVFDSDARTNEIDIYQLSGKSYATTTQVEFQYSFLKNWEFKVAGKWYETKQQNSRGLLFRVMVPQYRSLVNLAYDSPKWRWSFTWHYFGQQRLPEMSINNNAGQNLSPTYSTFMTQVTRVWRKWEFYVGGENLLDFRQLNPIYGWEQPFAPGFDAGMAWGPVLGRVIYAGLRWKLQQPSEDHHPGEH, encoded by the coding sequence ATGAAGTTATTTTTCATATTATTTATATTATTTTCATTTTATTTTGGAGCGGCAGCTCAAAAAATATCGGGTTTCGTTTATGAGCGTAACGAGTCCGGTTCAAGCACACCGATAATAGGTGCGCGTGTATTCTGGCCACATTCATTACAAGGCGTTTATACAGATTCTGTGGGTAGATTTTTATTAGAAAACCTAAAAAAAGAACCGGAATTGGTGATTTCTGCCTTAGGCTATTATGCAGATACGATTCAATTAGGTACTAAAACGTCATTACAAGTCTTTTTACGCCCTCAAATCACTGATTCAGTAGTGATTACGGAACATAGAGGCGGCTCTTTTTTATCTATTGACCCGATAAATAAAGAAGTTATCACCAAAAAAGAGATTGTTAAAGCAGCTTGTTGTAATCTATCGGAAGCTTTTGAAAACAACGCTTCTGCCGATGTTTCTTACACAGATGCAGTATCCGGTGCTAAACAAATCCAGATGTTGGGTTTGGCCGGAACTTATACCCAAATTTTAACAGAGAATATTCCGTCTATTCGTGGTTTAGGAAGGATTTTTGGTCTAAACTACATTCCCGGGTCATGGATACAAAGTATTAATGTTACAAAAGGTATCGGTTCGGTTATCAACGGTTACGAATCCATAGCGGGGCAGATTAACACCGGCCTCTTAGACCCAAAAACTGCGGATAAACTCGAACTTAATCTCTACATGAACCACTATGGCCGCTCTGAAGCTAATGTAGCTTTAAGGCACAAAGTAACCTCCCGAAGCAACGGCCTGCTGATGCTGCACGGCAGCACGTTTCCCACTCGAATTGACCGAAATGGAGACGGCTTTTTAGATAGCCCACTCTCTACCCAACTTAGCGGATTATGGCGTTTTAACTACGAAAGTGGAACCGGTTACGAAAGCAAATGGGGCGTTCAAGGAATCTATGAAGACAAATTAGGAGGCCAAATCCGATATTCACCGGAGCAAGATAGAGGCACAACACAACAATATGGCTTCGGGTCATGGACAAACCGCTATGAAGCCTTTGGAAAAAACGGCTTCGTCTTTGAGAATAGCCCCTACCACGCAAGTATTGGCTCCATAGTGCATTACTCCCGGCATCGCCAGTCAGCATACTTCGGTCTAAATCAATACCTTGCTGCGGAAGATAATCTAAACATCAACCTGATAGGCCAGCTAAACAGTCCCTCTGAGCAACACTCCCTTTCGGGAGGTGTAAGTCTCCTGTATGATGATGTTACCGAAGATTGGCGAGCACCAGTTCCTGTGCTATTTAAGCGTAAAGAATTTGTTCCGGGAATTTTTGCCGAATATGTTTGGAAACCGGTAGAACAATTTACCGGAATCGTTGGCGTTCGGTATGACCAACATTCACTTTTTGGCTCACTTTTTACCCCAAGAGTAAATGTTCGTTGGCGGCCATTTACCAAAACAAATATCCGAATGTCATTTGGGCGAGGTTATAGAGCAGTGTATCCTTTTGCAGAAAACTTTGGGTTCTTGGTTTCTAACCGTAACTTTATTTTCCCCAATAAACAGCTGTTACCGGATATTGCTTGGAACACCGGCATAACCGCCAGCCATGAGTTTTTTATTTTTAAACGACCGGCTTCCGTTACCGCAGATGTTTACCATACGTGGTTTAGCCAACAAGTTGTATTTGATTCAGATGCCAGAACCAACGAAATTGACATCTATCAATTATCCGGAAAAAGTTATGCTACAACGACCCAAGTAGAGTTTCAATATTCATTTTTAAAAAACTGGGAATTTAAAGTTGCCGGAAAGTGGTACGAAACAAAGCAGCAAAATTCACGGGGGCTGCTATTTCGGGTAATGGTTCCCCAATATCGTTCCTTAGTGAACCTTGCGTATGACAGCCCTAAGTGGCGATGGAGCTTTACGTGGCACTATTTTGGGCAGCAACGGCTGCCGGAGATGTCTATAAACAACAATGCCGGTCAGAATCTTTCACCTACATACAGTACCTTTATGACCCAAGTAACTCGTGTATGGAGAAAATGGGAATTTTATGTGGGCGGAGAAAACTTGCTGGATTTCAGGCAGTTAAATCCAATTTATGGTTGGGAACAACCCTTTGCTCCCGGATTTGATGCCGGTATGGCTTGGGGGCCTGTTTTGGGCAGAGTTATCTATGCCGGCCTTCGCTGGAAACTACAACAACCGTCAGAAGACCACCATCCGGGAGAGCATTAA
- a CDS encoding phosphoglucomutase/phosphomannomutase family protein produces the protein MSKIQFGTDGWRAVIARDFTFDNLNRVTYATGKWLFQFSEKPTVMLGYDCRFNGRLFAQAVANQLAQMGIRVFLTPGFSSTPMVSLATAQRQTTAGIIITASHNPPEYSGYKVKGNYGGPATPAMITEIENLIPEAPQPVEDKFDELLTQRKIEYYDAEALYINHLRQSFDIDAIRNANISIGYDAMYGAGQNAVRKLLPKATLLHCDYNPSFMGQAPEPIEKNLQPFETLIREQKLSVGLATDGDADRIGLYDENAQFVDSHHIILILIHYLHKYKKETGKVACSFSCTSKIQKICQDYGLPLEVTKIGFKHICEIMIQEKVLVGGEESGGISVLGHVPERDGIYIGLMIMEFMAKTGKKLTELIQELYEVIGSFSVQRQDLHLAETLKQAIMVCCRENSYPKFGDYHVTQVDTLDGYKFWLSDSTWVMIRPSGTEPVLRIYAEGATKQQANDILEKTIATILA, from the coding sequence ATGTCAAAAATACAATTTGGTACAGATGGCTGGCGAGCAGTGATAGCCCGTGATTTTACTTTTGATAACTTAAATCGGGTAACGTATGCAACCGGAAAATGGTTATTTCAATTTTCTGAAAAGCCTACAGTTATGTTGGGCTATGATTGCCGGTTTAATGGCCGTTTGTTTGCGCAAGCAGTAGCTAACCAGTTAGCGCAGATGGGTATCCGCGTATTTTTGACACCCGGATTTTCCAGCACCCCGATGGTTTCCTTGGCTACGGCTCAACGCCAAACAACAGCAGGCATCATCATCACGGCATCCCATAACCCACCGGAATATTCGGGATACAAAGTAAAAGGAAACTATGGCGGCCCAGCTACACCGGCTATGATTACCGAAATCGAAAACTTAATTCCAGAAGCACCCCAGCCCGTAGAAGATAAATTCGATGAACTCCTAACCCAACGAAAAATCGAATATTATGACGCAGAAGCATTGTATATCAATCATTTAAGGCAATCTTTTGATATTGATGCTATCCGAAATGCAAATATAAGCATTGGTTATGATGCTATGTACGGTGCCGGCCAGAACGCCGTTCGGAAGCTGCTACCCAAAGCAACACTGCTTCACTGCGACTATAATCCGTCTTTTATGGGGCAAGCTCCAGAACCAATCGAAAAAAATCTGCAGCCCTTTGAAACCCTTATCAGAGAACAAAAACTAAGTGTGGGCTTAGCTACTGACGGAGATGCAGACCGAATCGGCCTATATGACGAAAACGCACAATTCGTTGATTCTCATCATATTATATTAATTCTGATTCATTATTTACATAAATATAAAAAAGAAACAGGAAAAGTAGCTTGCTCTTTTTCTTGTACTTCAAAAATTCAAAAAATTTGCCAAGACTATGGCCTGCCTTTAGAGGTAACCAAAATCGGATTTAAACATATTTGTGAAATTATGATTCAAGAAAAAGTGTTGGTTGGTGGTGAGGAATCCGGTGGCATTTCAGTTTTAGGGCACGTTCCGGAACGAGATGGGATTTATATCGGCCTGATGATCATGGAGTTTATGGCAAAAACAGGCAAGAAGCTGACAGAACTCATCCAAGAATTATATGAAGTTATCGGTTCTTTTTCAGTGCAACGGCAAGATTTACATTTGGCAGAAACCCTAAAACAAGCCATCATGGTTTGCTGCCGCGAAAATTCTTACCCAAAATTTGGAGATTATCACGTTACCCAAGTAGATACTTTAGACGGATATAAATTCTGGCTTTCAGACTCTACTTGGGTGATGATTCGCCCTTCCGGAACAGAACCCGTATTACGCATTTATGCCGAAGGTGCAACCAAACAACAAGCAAACGACATCTTAGAAAAAACAATTGCAACTATTTTGGCCTGA
- the hutU gene encoding urocanate hydratase, translated as MLTQPTKINIPRTPTGTDLTCKGWIQEAAYRMLLNNLDPNVAECPEDLIVYGGTGKAARNFESLQLILKALKDLENDETLLIQSGKPVGILPTHPEAPRVLISNSMLVPKWATWDHFRDLEKQGLMMYGQMTAGSWIYIGSQGIVQGTYETFSALANKHFGGTLKGKLNVTAGLGGMGGAQPLAITMNEGVCLAAEVEAWRIEKRIQTKYLDFMVNDLDEAIDRAIEAKNNNQAISIGVSCNAVTLLRRLLERNITPDTLTDQTSAHDALIGYYPENITVTEAKQLRQSNSEEYIKLSLQTMAEHVRLMLALQKRGAITFDYGNNLRGQALTQGVSDAFDFPGFVPAYVRPLFCEGKGPFRWAALSGDPNDIYETDKVILELFPENKPLARWIKMAQERIAFQGLPARICWLGQGERAKAGLAFNKLVAEKRVKAPIVIGRDHLDTGSVASPNRETEAMLDGSDAVADWPILNALVNTASGASWVSLHHGGGVGIGYSIHAGQVIVADGTPEAAKRLQRVLHNDPAMGVLRHLDAGYDIAKDTAHKHNLNLADRLNR; from the coding sequence ATGCTGACACAACCGACGAAAATAAATATTCCGCGCACCCCCACGGGAACAGACCTTACCTGCAAAGGTTGGATACAAGAAGCTGCCTACCGAATGTTACTCAACAATTTAGATCCAAACGTTGCAGAGTGTCCGGAAGACCTTATCGTTTATGGCGGAACCGGAAAGGCAGCACGAAATTTTGAATCTCTACAGTTGATTCTCAAAGCATTAAAAGACTTAGAAAACGACGAAACCCTGCTTATACAATCCGGAAAACCGGTAGGCATCTTGCCAACACACCCGGAGGCACCACGTGTGTTAATCTCCAATTCGATGTTAGTACCCAAATGGGCTACTTGGGATCATTTTAGAGACCTCGAAAAACAAGGCCTGATGATGTACGGACAAATGACTGCCGGTAGTTGGATTTATATTGGCTCACAAGGTATTGTGCAAGGGACTTACGAAACCTTTTCTGCCTTAGCAAATAAACATTTTGGAGGAACTTTAAAAGGCAAATTGAATGTAACCGCCGGATTAGGAGGCATGGGCGGCGCACAACCCCTCGCAATCACGATGAATGAAGGCGTTTGCCTCGCCGCCGAAGTAGAAGCATGGAGAATCGAAAAAAGAATCCAAACAAAATATCTGGATTTTATGGTTAATGACCTTGATGAAGCTATTGACCGCGCTATTGAAGCTAAAAATAACAACCAAGCAATTTCCATCGGTGTTTCATGTAATGCAGTTACGTTACTCCGCAGACTTCTAGAGCGAAACATAACCCCGGATACCCTTACCGACCAGACTTCCGCCCATGATGCACTTATCGGATATTATCCGGAAAATATAACCGTAACCGAAGCTAAACAACTAAGGCAGAGTAACTCCGAAGAGTATATCAAGCTATCTTTACAAACGATGGCGGAGCATGTGCGCCTGATGCTTGCACTGCAAAAACGCGGTGCGATAACTTTTGACTACGGAAATAACCTTCGTGGGCAAGCACTTACACAAGGTGTTTCTGATGCCTTTGACTTTCCGGGCTTTGTACCGGCTTATGTCCGCCCGCTATTTTGCGAGGGAAAAGGCCCTTTTCGCTGGGCAGCCCTCTCCGGAGACCCGAATGACATCTATGAAACCGATAAGGTTATCTTAGAATTATTTCCCGAAAACAAACCATTAGCACGCTGGATAAAGATGGCGCAAGAACGTATTGCATTTCAAGGATTACCGGCAAGGATTTGCTGGCTTGGACAAGGAGAGCGCGCCAAAGCCGGCTTAGCCTTCAACAAATTGGTAGCCGAAAAACGGGTCAAAGCACCTATTGTCATCGGAAGAGACCATTTAGATACCGGTTCAGTAGCCTCACCTAACCGTGAAACGGAAGCTATGCTTGACGGTTCTGATGCCGTAGCCGACTGGCCAATCCTGAATGCCTTAGTAAACACAGCCAGTGGTGCCAGTTGGGTATCTCTACACCACGGAGGCGGAGTAGGAATAGGCTATTCCATTCATGCAGGCCAAGTTATAGTAGCAGACGGAACACCCGAAGCCGCCAAAAGGCTTCAACGAGTGCTCCATAATGACCCCGCTATGGGAGTCCTCAGACACTTAGATGCCGGCTATGATATCGCCAAAGATACCGCCCATAAGCATAACCTCAACTTAGCAGATAGATTAAATAGATGA
- a CDS encoding T9SS type A sorting domain-containing protein has protein sequence MKRLVFTLSVFALLATQSKAQVICSPDPNACVPSDTTAACIVPYPVLELLVNENVPANKQELRFVIAQTANGGPLGQVTVKKVKISDIVNIPAGLTWQPAAADSTYNDDNVKNTQGKDIGPYGCVKLTGTPTTLNAVTDSVAIRLNVTVQSALGPITQPQDFKYRIAIVSTLGIDHEVVSNLKLNVFPNPAQEITKVRFSLTKPQSISIRIYDMHGRVVSTQTKGMTPAGEYEETLDISSLPSGLYNVAIQVGEYQTSRKLVKN, from the coding sequence ATGAAACGATTAGTTTTTACATTATCTGTGTTTGCTTTATTGGCAACTCAATCTAAGGCACAGGTTATTTGCAGTCCGGATCCCAATGCTTGCGTTCCCAGCGATACCACTGCTGCCTGTATTGTTCCGTATCCTGTATTGGAATTGCTTGTGAACGAAAATGTTCCTGCAAATAAACAAGAGTTACGTTTTGTGATTGCTCAAACCGCTAATGGTGGGCCACTTGGGCAAGTTACCGTTAAGAAAGTAAAAATTTCAGACATTGTAAATATTCCAGCCGGCCTAACTTGGCAGCCAGCAGCTGCAGATTCTACCTATAACGATGATAACGTAAAAAATACTCAAGGAAAAGATATTGGACCTTATGGCTGTGTAAAATTAACAGGAACCCCTACCACCCTAAATGCTGTTACTGACTCCGTAGCTATTCGCCTGAATGTTACCGTTCAGTCTGCACTTGGCCCTATAACTCAACCCCAAGATTTCAAATACCGGATAGCAATTGTAAGCACATTAGGCATTGACCATGAAGTTGTGAGTAACTTAAAACTCAATGTATTCCCTAATCCGGCTCAAGAAATAACCAAAGTTCGTTTTAGTCTAACAAAACCACAATCCATAAGCATCCGCATATATGATATGCACGGCCGTGTAGTAAGCACCCAAACCAAAGGTATGACCCCTGCCGGAGAATATGAAGAAACATTAGACATATCCAGCCTTCCATCAGGGTTATACAACGTAGCTATTCAAGTAGGAGAATACCAAACTTCACGGAAGTTAGTCAAAAACTAA
- a CDS encoding sulfotransferase domain-containing protein: protein MKITQQYPFLIVAGTTKAATTSVFRYLADHPQVAAASYKETRFFLSPEYPLLAPARIATHPIAVYEGYFSPKGEQVCMESTPDYLHDLTTPERISREIPNIKILLLLRNPVSRLQSWYKFAQQTGYLPQSVTFEGYVSNLFAIEKPTQQYELALQQGKYVDYIKHWLRFFPKESIKICWYEELSDYPGKVMQSVASFGGIDPDFYQSYRFQAENVTMEIRRPGIHKLYHEFRYKLRHYTLKIPIIHTFFKFLRKTVEPLYLSINAKKKTEVSLNEEIGQKLAAYYRPSVIELAELTGQTPPWNF from the coding sequence ATGAAAATTACGCAACAATATCCTTTTTTGATTGTGGCTGGAACGACTAAGGCTGCAACGACTTCTGTTTTTCGTTATTTAGCAGACCATCCTCAGGTTGCGGCAGCCTCCTATAAAGAAACCCGTTTTTTTTTATCTCCTGAGTATCCGCTACTGGCTCCTGCCAGAATTGCTACGCACCCAATAGCAGTTTATGAGGGTTATTTTTCTCCCAAAGGTGAACAAGTATGTATGGAATCTACGCCGGATTATTTACATGACTTAACTACTCCTGAACGTATTAGCCGGGAAATACCGAATATCAAGATATTGCTGTTGCTCAGAAACCCTGTTTCTCGCTTGCAATCTTGGTATAAATTTGCACAGCAAACCGGCTATTTGCCACAATCAGTTACTTTTGAAGGGTACGTTTCGAACCTATTTGCAATTGAAAAACCAACTCAGCAGTATGAACTTGCGCTACAGCAAGGAAAATATGTAGATTACATAAAACATTGGCTGCGCTTTTTCCCTAAAGAATCTATTAAAATCTGCTGGTATGAAGAACTTAGTGATTATCCAGGAAAAGTTATGCAGTCGGTTGCTTCATTTGGAGGTATTGACCCAGATTTTTACCAAAGCTATCGTTTCCAAGCTGAAAATGTAACGATGGAGATACGTAGGCCGGGCATTCACAAATTATATCATGAGTTTCGGTATAAACTCCGGCATTATACACTCAAAATACCGATTATCCATACGTTTTTCAAGTTTTTACGAAAAACAGTAGAACCTCTTTATCTGAGTATTAATGCTAAAAAGAAAACGGAAGTATCTCTTAATGAAGAGATAGGGCAAAAATTAGCGGCATATTATCGTCCATCCGTTATAGAACTCGCAGAACTGACCGGCCAAACTCCT